The Phoenix dactylifera cultivar Barhee BC4 chromosome 12, palm_55x_up_171113_PBpolish2nd_filt_p, whole genome shotgun sequence genome has a window encoding:
- the LOC103696571 gene encoding uncharacterized protein LOC103696571, with the protein MASNPKGSSSSSSSSAFDQFLLQSLMGRLQLRPPYLDTNSFLSHSLDDFLLRDQLHTDDDDDEDAEEEEEDGQLNAFFGDGARHRRLLAKEEARLEKEIIKIVHSGDAKEKLKANSGQSVAIGDHNICVGAHEERGSEYRVWEWHGHIMLFDEENGYSAEYIYGNYFERLPDKKGGRKDEDEEEDEEGTKVKAGANFGLRDLIGDSKDFIGNGAGRVLHRNSLNSGSSTR; encoded by the coding sequence ATGGCGTCCAATCCCAAGGgatcctcctcctcgtcctcctcctccgccttcgATCAGTTCCTCCTGCAAAGCCTCATGGGTCGCCTCCAGCTCCGCCCTCCGTACCTCGACACCAACTCCTTTCTCTCCCACAGCCTCGACGACTTCCTTCTCCGCGACCAGCTCCATACAGACGACGACGATGATGAAGacgccgaggaggaggaggaggatggccAGCTCAATGCCTTCTTCGGCGATGGCGCGAGGCACCGGCGGCTCCTCGCCAAGGAGGAGGCCCGATTGGAGAAGGAAATCATCAAAATTGTCCACTCCGGCGATGCCAAGGAGAAGCTCAAGGCTAATTCTGGCCAGTCGGTGGCCATCGGGGACCACAACATCTGCGTTGGCGCCCACGAGGAGCGGGGGTCCGAGTACCGGGTCTGGGAGTGGCATGGCCATATCATGCTGTTCGACGAGGAGAACGGGTACTCGGCGGAGTACATCTACGGGAATTACTTCGAGCGGCTGCCTGAcaagaagggaggaaggaaggatgaggatgaggaggaggacgaggagggGACGAAGGTCAAGGCTGGAGCAAACTTTGGACTGAGAGATCTGATCGGAGACTCGAAGGATTTCATTGGGAATGGGGCAGGGAGGGTGCTCCACAGGAACTCTCTGAATTCCGGGTCGTCGACGAGGTAA
- the LOC103696582 gene encoding histone H2B.11-like, producing MAPRAEKKPAEKKPASDKPAEEKEKKAPAEKAPAEKKPKAEKRLPTKEGGAGDKKKKKKAKKGSETYKIYIFKVLKQVHPDIGISSKAMGIMNSFINDIFEKLAQEASKLARYNKKPTITSREIQTSVRLVLPGELAKHAVSEGTKAVTKFTSS from the coding sequence ATGGCGCCCAGGGCGGAGAAGAAGCCCGCGGAGAAGAAGCCGGCCTCCGATAAGCcggcggaggagaaggagaagaaggcgcCCGCGGAGAAGGCGCCCGCCGAGAAGAAGCCCAAGGCGGAGAAGCGTCTCCCGACGAAGGAGGGCGGAGCCGgcgacaagaagaagaagaagaaggcgaagAAGGGGAGCGAGACCTACAAGATCTACATCTTTAAGGTGTTGAAGCAGGTCCACCCGGACATCGGGATCTCGAGCAAGGCCATGGGCATCATGAACTCCTTCATCAACGACATCTTCGAGAAGCTCGCCCAGGAGGCTTCCAAGCTCGCCCGATACAACAAAAAGCCGACCATCACCTCCCGGGAGATCCAGACCTCCGTCCGCCTCGTCCTCCCCGGCGAGCTCGCCAAGCACGCCGTCTCCGAGGGCACTAAGGCCGTCACCAAGTTCACCAGCTCTTAA